From one Solanum lycopersicum chromosome 12, SLM_r2.1 genomic stretch:
- the LOC138340286 gene encoding uncharacterized protein yields the protein MRPVNGWRAYMDYRISNAWTEKYHFPIPFIDQMLDTLAGKGWSFFLDGYSGVNQISIAPKDQKKTTITCPYGTFTFNRMSFWLCNAPTIFQRWMMSTLCDMMEDTIEVFMDDFSVVGDSCKRCLSHLPEVLKRCEDCNLVLNWKKCHFMVKEGIVLGYRISEKGIEVDQGKVEVIERLLPPISVKGLRSFRGHEKLVSAPIIISADWSKTFEVICDASGVTLGVVCIIVVFRMLTRSYNVASIGQTIHKYDHEFAKACDRCQIYVGISQKQELPPNPILVIELFDVWIIDLMGPFVSSHGMKYILVAINYVSKWVEDIALANNEVKSVTMFLKTTYFPDLEPQGILLVIVDLTFCNKLFKVLLEKYGVVHKVATPYHPQTSGQVEVLNREIEKILSKMVNASRTDWSRRLNDSLWSYRITYKTPVGISPYQLVYWKTCHLPVDLEHKAMWAMKNLKMDLNEAAEQRLNGLNELDEFYVKAYEISDLYKEKKKKYHDQIIQKQNFGVGDLSEGASGSLAASNYEESASSVEASSSEEAFFSAFFNEVTNVYSTSAPQTGVPAPNADQPTRWFIYGADVDATYISLTAEFDYRWKLIKDTPFIIVDIGLIRDKANESSPDRGLCSEVQPLGENLAATVEQSQSANLTTFEPTDTTPAESTPGGRTAPSSSPSTSSVTLVPLTRIKKLEAQMATLLHHITPWIRRSIVEAEHP from the exons ATGAGGCCGGTGAATGGATGGAGGGCATATATGGATTACCGGATATCAAATGCATGGACCGAGAAGTATCATTTTCCTATTCCCTTCATAGATCAGATGTTAGATACACTTGCAGGGAAGGGGTGGTCGttttttcttgatggttattcaggtgttaatcagatttctattgcaccaaaaGATCAAAAGAAAACCACCATCACTTGTCCTTATGGGACCTTCACGTTCAACAGAATGTCGTTTTGGTTATGTAATGCACCAACCATTTTTCAGAGATGGATGATGTCAACATTATGTGATATGatggaggacactattgaggtgtttatggatgatttttcagtgGTTGGTGACTCCTGTAAGCGGTGTTTGAGTCATTTgcctgaggttcttaagaggtgtgaagattgcaaccttgttctaaattggaaaaaatgtcacttcatggtgaaagaaggtattgtatTGGGTTATCGTATTTCagagaagggtatagaggttgatcaagGTAAAGTTGAGGTGATAGAGAGACTTCTTCCacctatctctgtaaaaggtTTGAGAAGTTTTCGTGGGCAT gaaaagttggtgtctgcacctatcatcaTTTCTGCGGATTGGAGCAAGACTTTTGAGGTGATTTGTGATGCGAGTGGAGTCactcttggtgtg GTGTGCATTATAGTGGTATTCAGAATGCTTACAAGATCTTACAATGTGGCTAGTATTGGACAAACCATCCACAAATATGATCATGAGTTcgccaaggcatgtgatagatgccaaatATATGTTGGCATTTCGcaaaagcaagagctccctccaaatcccattcttgtgattgagttgtttgatgtgtGGATCATTGACTTAATGGgaccttttgtgagttctcatgggatgaagtacattcttgtggcAATAAATTATGTGTCTAAATGGGTAGAAGATATTGCACTCGCGAATAATGAAGTGAAGAGTGTAACTATGTTCTTGAAAACAACATATTTTCCAGATTTGGAACCCCAAGGGATATTATTAGTGATTGTGGATCTCACTTTTTGCAACAAGCTATTTAAGgtattattggaaaaatatggGGTTGTCCATAAGGTTGCaactccttaccatcctcaaacaagtgggcaagttgaggtgttaAACAGGGAGATTGAgaaaattttgtcaaaaatggtgaatgctagtagaacagattggtcaaggaggcttaaTGACTCTCTTTGGTCCTATCGGATAACATATAAGACTCCCGTAGGTATATCCCCTTACCAACTTGTATATTGGAAGACTTGTCACTTACCGGTTGacttagagcataaagccatgtgggcaatgaaaaatttgaaaatggaTTTGAATGAGGCTGCGGAACAGAGGTTAAAcgggttgaatgagcttgatgaattttACGTGAAAGCATATGAAATCTCAGAcctctacaaagaaaaaaaaaagaagtaccatgaccaaattATTCAAAAGCAAAATTTTGGTGTTGGGGATTTG TCTGAGGGAGCATCAGGCTCCTTGGCGGCATCCAATTATGAGGAATCTGCTAGCTCTGTGGAGGCTTCCAGCTCTGAGGAGGCTTTTTTTTCTGCCTTTTTTAACGAGGTTACTAATGTTTACTCTACTTCTGCACCCCAGACTGGCGTCCCCGCTCCAAATGCTGATCAGCCGACCCGGTG GTTTATCTATGGCGCTGATGTTGATGCTACCTACATATctctcaccgccgagtttgactatcgGTGGAAGTTAATTAAAGAT ACCCCGTTTATCATAGTAGATATTGGCCTTATTCGGGATAAGGCCAATGAGTCATCTCCCGACCGAGGGCTCTGTTCGGAGGTGCAACCACTTGGTGAGAACCTAGCGGCAACGGTAGAGCAATCCCAATCAGCTAACTTGACTACATTTGAGCCTACAGACACCACTCCGGCCGAGTCTACCCCGGGTGGTAGAACTGCTCCTAGCTCCTCCCCCTCGACTTCGTCTGTTACTCTGGTCCCGCTTACTAGGATCAAAAAACTTGAGGCCCAAATGGCCACACTTCTGCACCACATTACGCCTTGGATTCGGAGGTCTATTGTTGAGGCAGAGCATCCTTAG